Within the Osmerus mordax isolate fOsmMor3 chromosome 21, fOsmMor3.pri, whole genome shotgun sequence genome, the region CCAGATCGCTGCAAGCAGCGATCTGGGATGGGATTTATTCCTACTCGGGCCATTTCTGCAcgtcttcccctttctctctcccatacaTCTCCTGTCGATCTCTAGCTGCCTCTGTCCAATAAATCTATAAAaggcccccccaaaaaaagaaaaaaaagaaaacattttcttTCAATCCTAAACGGAACGCAAGTTAAGTGAGACAAACGTTAACTAACAGCCTCCATTGCCGTCTCTCAGATCGGGCGGTCGACGGAGAGCCCCATAGACTTTGTGGTGACAGATACGGTGCCTGGGGGCCAGAGCCACGGCGACAGCCAGTCGGTCCAGAGCACCATCTCCCGCTTCGCCTGCCGCATCATCTGCCAGAGGAGCCCCCCGTACACGGCGCGCATCTACGCCGCGGGCTTCGACTCGTCCAAGAACATCTTCCTGGGGGTGAGGAACGCAAAGCGACGTGGAAACTGCTTGTTGCCGTAGATGTCGTTCCTTTTCGAGGGCGACTTTCtaggggagagacagatgtTCCGGTTGCGCACTGCGTTTAAAACGCCTCGGTTTGTTGCATTTGAAAGGCAACAAACTTTGTTGTGGGTGCTTATTTAGAGTGGCTTGATATGTTTTCCCCTTGAGAGAATTGTGAGCTTTTTTGGGCCCCcgaaatgataaaaaaaactcTTCCAGAAATTGGCTGATATACATCTCACTTGTCCTTCCAGGAGAAGGCAGCTAAGTGGAGGATGCAGGAAGGCCAGATGGACGGGCTGACGACCAATGGCGTGCTAGTGATGCACCCGCGCCATGGCTTCACGCAGGACTCCAAACCAGGCCTATGGCGAGAGATCTCCGTCTGTGGCAACGTGTTCACTCTGAGGGAGACCAGATCTGCACAGCAACGGGGCAAGATGGTGGgtggctggacacacacacacacaaaatgcacacaAACGAACATGTGTGTGTTCGGGTTTGCATGCATTGCCTGTATATGAGAAAGGGTTTACAGAGTGTTTCACTCTATTCTGTTTCTTcggtacaaacacacatttacacaactCATtttggcacgcacacacacacattcacacaactaATATTTGGGTGTGCAATCCATGCATGTGAAAAAGAGTTGGATATTGTCTTACTTGGCCATTATCTGTCTCATgccctcaagcacacacactttgaatcTTGTGCTATCATACTGTATGAGTCTTGACTAGGTAGCTTATAGGTTTCCATTGTTACCAGTGGAGGACATTGAACTGCTCCCATGGGAAGGTGCAGTGCTGTGCTGAATAGATGGAACGAAATTGAATGAAACTCGTAAGAGTTTCCACATTAACTTTCTGGCGAACACAGTAGTGACACTATGTAAACACACTATGTGTTCCCTCTACCAGAGCTGCTCAATGACGGAGATCCGTTATATGAAAGTAGCTGAGGCGTGTTTGATTTGACTGGTGCTTTTGAGCCTCATGAATTGATTTAATCGCACATGACAAATCAAGTGCACCAAAGTATTTGACTGTATTTGCACATAGGAACTGACCCAGGACTACCCTTGACTTTAGACTATACAGATACTTAAGTCAATTAAATATGTTTATAGATATTGGATAACAACTGAGAAATATGAACAGAAATGGATTTTCAGCAAATTACTCAGCAATTATTTTGAGTTGTAGTATGGTTTGAGTTTTGGCTATGCTGGTGGTCTATCGAGTTTCTCAGACgatgcatttgtgtgtatgtgtgtgtgtgtgtgtgtgagagagagaaggacagagagagaggggggagagagagagagaaatgagagaatgTGATGTCTGAAATCCTCATGATTTATATGATAGGTCTGGTGTGTCACTCGGTAATAACCCTGGAAGACTCAGACTGCAGAGCTTTAGTTcccaccctctcacctccccctcactgGAGACCACACAGTGAGCTTGGGAGAGCCCGTCTGGATGGGTTATATTCAGCCATGTTTCAAAGGAACCCCATTACTTAACTTCATTTTGGGTCCAAACTTGTACACCACTTCACTTTGTCCATTGACTTTGTAGAGTCCATCTATCTGTGCCTCTTCAACAACTCGGTCATTTATTCTCAGTAGTATGCGATATGTAAGGGAATATCATAGTGTTCAGTAGATGAAGTGTGGCTTCTTCCCAAAAtgagaggaacaggaacagaCCCACACCCAACCGGGACACCctggagcgagagaaggaggaaacGCTGGCAGCAGataagaaagggagggagggaggggggggggggattttgatGTTCGGCTGAGGTCAATGGGTTTAATCATTGCAGCTCTGCGCCTTCCACTCTGCTGTATGAAAACTTGGGGTAAAACACGGCTAAGACAACAAACCAAAGGCCTTTCGCACAAAACCCCGCGGGGTCCATTACGGCGTTCGTCACACCCCCCAAACGAACAGCATTCCCACATAAGGAAGCCGAATGGAGAACCTGTTAGTCTGgagttttcttctcctctctacctctccccctccccccgtgcTCCCATCCCCCATTGCAAGATGTGAGTGGAAGGGAAAGAACGTGTTAAGCGTTGCCATCTGCAGGACTGTGTCGTTTTTACTGAGACAGAAATGAAGCGCCCTGCTCCATAGCTGGTGTCAGTATAGACTTGCAGGTGTTTCAAGGTCTGACTGTCTGTTTATCATTTTCCTCAGGTGGACAGCGAATCCCAGGAGCTGGTGGACGGCTCCCTCATCGACCTGTGCGGCGCCACCCTCCTGTGGCGCACGGCCGAGGGCCTCTCGCACACACCCACCGTCAAACACCTGGAGGCTCTGCGCCAGGAGCTGAACGCCGGTCGCCCCCAGTGCCCCGTGGGGTTCAACACGCTCGCCTTCCCCAGCCTGCGGCGCAAGGAGGTCCTGGACGAGAAGCAGCCATGGGCCTACCTGCGCTGCGGCCACGTCCACGGCTACCACGGGTGGGGCGGCCACCGCGacgccgaggaggaggaggcggaggagggtcGGGAGCGCGAGTGCCCCATGTGCAGGACAAAAGGCCCCTACGTGCCCCTCTGGTTGGGCTGCGAGGCGGCTTTCTACTTGGACGCTGCACCGCCCACTCATGCCTTCAGCCCCTGTGGCCACGTGTGCTCGGAGAAGACGGCAAGCTTCTGGAGCCAGATCCCGCTACCGCAcggcacacacaccttccacgcTGCCTGTCCATTCTGCGTGCAGCAGCTGGCTGGAGAGAGCGGTTACGTCAGACTCATCTTCCAAGGGCCCCTGGACTAGACGACTGGAAACCCCATATACTTCAAGGCTGTGATTTGACTCCCTAACCAAGCTATTGGTGGAAACCACCACAAGCTTGGAATTTTCAGAATTTTCTTAACTTAAAATATTTTGGAGAGCTTTGGAATATTTTTTGGCTTCTACTTACAAATGAAGTGACCTTTCCAGCAGTGCTGTTACATGTTTGAATACAGTATAACTATATTTTCACAACATTATAACAATACAGAAAGCTACAGTACTATACAGGCTCAATTCTGAGGAAAACATAATTAGCAATACAGTCTGAGGATGATTGTGGGACTTGATGTTTGTTAGTGTATTTCCAGTTAGAGCAGAGACTAGGCTACTTTGTAATGCTAGCTGCTAGTTTTTGAAGTGATATTGGTGAATGATAATGAAAATGTTTCACATAAGTAATACATTTTTGGGGTTGAGACATGAAAGTGCTTGATGTCTCCTGTTTTACATGAATTTCAACAAAATATCTTTACATCAGAATGTACTACTGTGCATAGCCTACACATACCGAGAATGTTATTCAAATTAAAGTAACATAGGCTTGCCATCCAGGTATTTTATTCACGTTTGAAGGAGTGGTGTGTCATAACTGAAAGTGGAGTTAAACTTAATGATAATGATTACACTTATAAATGAGAAGAAATATTAAATTATCCATATGTGCCGCTGTTCAGAGCTGATGTACAGTATTTATGTGTCCACATTTTTTATCTAAACTGTCACCTTTATTTTAATGAAGCTTACTTTAAGCTATTCAGCTGTATCATGGGTGTTTTTTGACCAATTTGCATTCATATTTGTATCTTTTTTCCATTTTAATCATGCTTTACCATCTTCACACCCAGATACCTTGATGCAGGATGTTGAGTATTCAAACAGCCTACTATTGCAGCTGTTGAGCAGGATTGTGTACCAACTGGAAATAATAAAAGTTGTTTTCAATTGTTCACATTTGTACGAGTGTTAGTTTTGTCCTTATTTATTAAATTGTGCTAAAAGGTCAATGAAAAGGTATTTGGTGAAGTCTTCAGCCTAAAGAGTA harbors:
- the LOC136965042 gene encoding E3 ubiquitin-protein ligase pellino homolog 1-like translates to MFSPDQENISTTTASTKVPVKYGELIVLGYNGSLPNGDRGRRKSRFSLCRRPKANGVKPSTVHVGCTPQAAKAISNKDQHSISYTLSRAQTVVVEYTHDSNTDMFQIGRSTESPIDFVVTDTVPGGQSHGDSQSVQSTISRFACRIICQRSPPYTARIYAAGFDSSKNIFLGEKAAKWRMQEGQMDGLTTNGVLVMHPRHGFTQDSKPGLWREISVCGNVFTLRETRSAQQRGKMVDSESQELVDGSLIDLCGATLLWRTAEGLSHTPTVKHLEALRQELNAGRPQCPVGFNTLAFPSLRRKEVLDEKQPWAYLRCGHVHGYHGWGGHRDAEEEEAEEGRERECPMCRTKGPYVPLWLGCEAAFYLDAAPPTHAFSPCGHVCSEKTASFWSQIPLPHGTHTFHAACPFCVQQLAGESGYVRLIFQGPLD